A single genomic interval of Chrysemys picta bellii isolate R12L10 chromosome 8, ASM1138683v2, whole genome shotgun sequence harbors:
- the DPH2 gene encoding 2-(3-amino-3-carboxypropyl)histidine synthase subunit 2 isoform X2, with protein sequence MATLFSNDGAEVVHRALPAKESSGRTPAEALDEFYELERAAAFVTASGFHRVALQFPDELLADSATVAAKMEEATGSKMYILGDTSYGSCCVDEVAAEHVRAEAVVHYGPACLSPCRKLPVLHVFGRQPLDTERCAGAFRELYPDPQSRVLVLSDVVYAHRLGELEQLLGPEYPHVVFSHLASDGAPDCPQGPGLVRQFGRLVAVAARRGLQDYAVFYVGAEGLALTNFMLSWNRCPFSSFDPATGCGRHESLDANRALRRRLYLVERARDARVVGILVGTLGVAGYLSVLEHLRDTLRRAGKRSYTLAMGKLSPAKLANFLEVDVFVLVACPQNSLLDSRDFYRPVVTPYELELACNPAREWSSLYVTDFRDLLPGGCAHVGFPDTVPGDVPDVSLITGELRAAGLSSSPAPASSSALACRNPELALAQISPAASFLESRSWRGLEQQLGQTPVTKAVPGRRGIAIAYEDEASG encoded by the exons ATGGCGACCCTCTTCAGTAACGATGGGGCCGAGGTGGTCCACAGGGCCCTGCCTGCCAAGGAGTCGAGTGGCAGGACCCCCGCTGAGGCCCTCGATGAGTTCTACGAGCTGGAGCGAGCCGCGGCCTTCGTCACAGCGAGTGGGTTTCACAGG GTTGCCCTGCAGTTCCCCGACGAGCTCCTGGCCGATTCAGCCACCGTCGCAGCTAAGATGGAGGAGGCGACCGGCAGCAAAATGTACATCCTGGGGGACACGTCGTACGGCAG CTGCTGCGTGGACGAGGTGGCCGCGGAGCACGTGAGGGCGGAGGCCGTGGTGCACTACGGCCCCGCGTGTCTCAGCCCCTGCAGGAAGTTGCCAGTGCTGCACGTGTTTGGCCGGCAGCCCCTTGACACGGAGCGCTGCGCAGGGGCCTTCCGGGAGCTCTACCCTGACCCCCAGAGCCGCGTGTTGGTGCTGAGTGACGTGGTCTACGCCCACAGGCTAG gtgagctggagcagctgctgggcCCGGAGTACCCCCACGTCGTCTTCTCCCACCTGGCGAGTGACGGGGCCCCCGACTGCCCGCAGGGCCCGGGGCTGGTGCGGCAGTTTGGGCGCCTCGTTGCCGTGGCGGCGCGGCGCGGGCTGCAGGACTACGCCGTGTTCTACGTGGGCGCCGAGGGCCTGGCCCTCACCAACTTCATGCTGAGCTGGAACCGCTGCCCCTTCAGCTCCTTCGACCCGGCCACGGGCTGCGGGCGGCACGAGAGCCTCGACGCCAACCGGGCGCTGCGGCGGCGCCTCTACCTGGTGGAGCGGGCCCGGGACGCCCGCGTGGTGGGCATCCTGGTGGGCACGCTGGGCGTGGCCGGCTACCTCTCCGTCCTGGAGCACTTGCGGGACACCCTGCGCCGGGCTGGCAAGCGCAGCTACACCCTGGCCATGGGCAAGCTGAGCCCCGCCAAGCTGGCCAACTTCCTGGAGGTGGACGTGTTCGTGCTGGTGGCTTGTCCCCAGAACTCCCTGCTGGACTCCAGGGACTTCTACCGGCCCGTGGTGACACCCTACGAGCTGGAGCTGGCCTGTAACCCGGCCCGGGAGTGGAGCAGCCTCTACGTCACTGACTTCAGAGACCTGCTGCCAG GCGGCTGCGCACATGTCGGCTTCCCAGACACAGTCCCCGGAGACGTTCCCGACGTGTCGCTGATCACGGGGGAGCTGCGCGCAGCTGGGCTTTccagctccccggccccggcctcCAGCTCGGCCCTGGCCTGCCGGAACCCGGAGCTCGCGCTGGCCCAGATCAGCCCGGCTG CCTCCTTCCTGGAGTCGCGCAGTTGGCGGGGcttggagcagcagctgggccagACGCCCGTGACAAAGGCCGTGCCGGGCCGGAGGGGGATCGCTATCGCCTACGAGGACGAGGCTTCTGGGTGA
- the DPH2 gene encoding 2-(3-amino-3-carboxypropyl)histidine synthase subunit 2 isoform X1 — MPARHWLALSLPWKRVPGNAGVTMATLFSNDGAEVVHRALPAKESSGRTPAEALDEFYELERAAAFVTASGFHRVALQFPDELLADSATVAAKMEEATGSKMYILGDTSYGSCCVDEVAAEHVRAEAVVHYGPACLSPCRKLPVLHVFGRQPLDTERCAGAFRELYPDPQSRVLVLSDVVYAHRLGELEQLLGPEYPHVVFSHLASDGAPDCPQGPGLVRQFGRLVAVAARRGLQDYAVFYVGAEGLALTNFMLSWNRCPFSSFDPATGCGRHESLDANRALRRRLYLVERARDARVVGILVGTLGVAGYLSVLEHLRDTLRRAGKRSYTLAMGKLSPAKLANFLEVDVFVLVACPQNSLLDSRDFYRPVVTPYELELACNPAREWSSLYVTDFRDLLPGGCAHVGFPDTVPGDVPDVSLITGELRAAGLSSSPAPASSSALACRNPELALAQISPAASFLESRSWRGLEQQLGQTPVTKAVPGRRGIAIAYEDEASG, encoded by the exons ATGCCGGCTCGTCATTGGCTAGCGCTGTCCTTGCCCTGGAAGCGAGTCCCGG GTAATGCTGGGGTAACCATGGCGACCCTCTTCAGTAACGATGGGGCCGAGGTGGTCCACAGGGCCCTGCCTGCCAAGGAGTCGAGTGGCAGGACCCCCGCTGAGGCCCTCGATGAGTTCTACGAGCTGGAGCGAGCCGCGGCCTTCGTCACAGCGAGTGGGTTTCACAGG GTTGCCCTGCAGTTCCCCGACGAGCTCCTGGCCGATTCAGCCACCGTCGCAGCTAAGATGGAGGAGGCGACCGGCAGCAAAATGTACATCCTGGGGGACACGTCGTACGGCAG CTGCTGCGTGGACGAGGTGGCCGCGGAGCACGTGAGGGCGGAGGCCGTGGTGCACTACGGCCCCGCGTGTCTCAGCCCCTGCAGGAAGTTGCCAGTGCTGCACGTGTTTGGCCGGCAGCCCCTTGACACGGAGCGCTGCGCAGGGGCCTTCCGGGAGCTCTACCCTGACCCCCAGAGCCGCGTGTTGGTGCTGAGTGACGTGGTCTACGCCCACAGGCTAG gtgagctggagcagctgctgggcCCGGAGTACCCCCACGTCGTCTTCTCCCACCTGGCGAGTGACGGGGCCCCCGACTGCCCGCAGGGCCCGGGGCTGGTGCGGCAGTTTGGGCGCCTCGTTGCCGTGGCGGCGCGGCGCGGGCTGCAGGACTACGCCGTGTTCTACGTGGGCGCCGAGGGCCTGGCCCTCACCAACTTCATGCTGAGCTGGAACCGCTGCCCCTTCAGCTCCTTCGACCCGGCCACGGGCTGCGGGCGGCACGAGAGCCTCGACGCCAACCGGGCGCTGCGGCGGCGCCTCTACCTGGTGGAGCGGGCCCGGGACGCCCGCGTGGTGGGCATCCTGGTGGGCACGCTGGGCGTGGCCGGCTACCTCTCCGTCCTGGAGCACTTGCGGGACACCCTGCGCCGGGCTGGCAAGCGCAGCTACACCCTGGCCATGGGCAAGCTGAGCCCCGCCAAGCTGGCCAACTTCCTGGAGGTGGACGTGTTCGTGCTGGTGGCTTGTCCCCAGAACTCCCTGCTGGACTCCAGGGACTTCTACCGGCCCGTGGTGACACCCTACGAGCTGGAGCTGGCCTGTAACCCGGCCCGGGAGTGGAGCAGCCTCTACGTCACTGACTTCAGAGACCTGCTGCCAG GCGGCTGCGCACATGTCGGCTTCCCAGACACAGTCCCCGGAGACGTTCCCGACGTGTCGCTGATCACGGGGGAGCTGCGCGCAGCTGGGCTTTccagctccccggccccggcctcCAGCTCGGCCCTGGCCTGCCGGAACCCGGAGCTCGCGCTGGCCCAGATCAGCCCGGCTG CCTCCTTCCTGGAGTCGCGCAGTTGGCGGGGcttggagcagcagctgggccagACGCCCGTGACAAAGGCCGTGCCGGGCCGGAGGGGGATCGCTATCGCCTACGAGGACGAGGCTTCTGGGTGA